A window from Megalobrama amblycephala isolate DHTTF-2021 linkage group LG9, ASM1881202v1, whole genome shotgun sequence encodes these proteins:
- the LOC125276284 gene encoding LOW QUALITY PROTEIN: heterogeneous nuclear ribonucleoprotein R-like (The sequence of the model RefSeq protein was modified relative to this genomic sequence to represent the inferred CDS: inserted 1 base in 1 codon), producing MAAEVNGSSGLAKEEEEPMDVSVTHSENYQTLLDAGLPQKVAESLDNIFQTGLVAYADLDERALDALREFNEEGALSVLQQFKESDLSHVQNKSAFLCGVMKTYRQREKQGNKVQESTKGPDETKIKALLERTGYTLDVTTGQRKYGGPPPEEVFSGPQPGIGTEVFVGKIPRDLYEDELVPLFEKAGPIWDLRLMMDPLTGQNRGYAFITFCSKEAAQEAVKLCDNYEIRSGKYLGVCISVANNRLFVGSIPKNKTRESILEDFGKVTEGLQEVILYTQPDDKKKNRGFCFLEYEDHKSAAQARRRLMSGKVKVWGNPVTVEWADPVAEPDPEVMAKVKVLFVRKLATPVTEELLEKTFSQFGKLERVKKLKDYAFVHFEERDAAVKAMQEMNGKELGGEEIETHIDTQYGTNALLCLRFLLCRYDDYYYYPPPRMPPPGRGRGRGGRGGYAYPPDYYGYEEYYDDYYGYDYHDYRGGYDDPYYGYDDGYTMRGRGSRGSRGAPPPPRARAAPPTRGRGGYPPRGGAPMGXGRGGRGGRGGPFQPPRGRGTRGARGNRGGNVGGKRKADVFNQPDSKRRQTANQQNWGSQPIAQQPLQQGSDYASSYGYSNDTLEFSQDSYGQQWK from the exons atggctgctgaggTCAATGGCAGCTCTGGTCTGgccaaagaagaagaagagcccATGGACGTGTCGGTCACACACTCGGAGAACTACCAGACGCTGCTGGACGCCGGACTGCCGCAGAAGGTCGCCGAGAGCCTGGACAACATCTTTCAGACCG gtcTGGTGGCGTACGCGGATCTGGACGAGCGGGCGCTGGACGCGCTGCGGGAGTTCAATGAGGAGGGGGCGCTGTCGGTGCTGCAGCAGTTCAAGGAGTCGGACCTCTCACATGTGCAG AACAAGAGCGCCTTCCTGTGCGGCGTGATGAAGACGTACCGACAGAGGGAGAAGCAGGGCAATAAAGTGCAGGAGTCGACGAAAGGCCCCGACGAGACCAAGATAAAG GCTCTGCTGGAGAGGACGGGGTACACTCTGGACGTCACTACAGGACAGCGGAAGTACGGCGGCCCGCCTCCAGAGGAAGTGTTCTCCGGCCCGCAGCCGGGCATCGGCACCGAG GTGTTTGTGGGTAAGATCCCGCGGGACCTGTACGAGGACGAGCTGGTTCCTCTGTTTGAGAAGGCCGGTCCGATCTGGGATCTGAGGTTAATGATGGATCCGCTCACTGGGCAGAACCGCGGATACGCCTTCATCACCTTCTGCAGCAAAGAAGCGGCGCAGGAAGCTGTCAAACTG TGTGATAACTACGAGATCCGCTCGGGGAAATATCTGGGCGTCTGCATCTCTGTGGCCAATAACCGGCTGTTCGTTGGGTCCATCCCCAAGAACAAGACCCGGGAGAGTATCCTGGAGGACTTCGGCAAAGTCACAG agggTCTGCAGGAAGTGATTCTCTACACGCAGCCGGACGACAAGAAGAAGAACCGCGGCTTCTGTTTTTTGGAGTATGAGGATCATAAATCGGCGGCTCAGGCCCGCCGCAGGCTCATGAGCGGGAAGGTGAAGGTTTGGGGGAACCCTGTGACCGTGGAGTGGGCCGACCCTGTCGCCGAACCCGACCCCGAGGTCATGGCCAAG GTCAAGGTGCTGTTTGTGCGTAAGCTGGCCACGCCGGTCACAGAGGAGCTGCTGGAGAAGACCTTCTCTCAGTTTGGCAAACTGGAGCGCGTCAAGAAGCTCAAAGACTACGCCTTCGTTCACTTTGAGGAGCGAGACGCTGCCGTCAAG GCGATGCAGGAGATGAACGGGAAAGAACTGGGCGGCGAGGAGATCGAGACACACAtcgacacac AATATGGTACAAACGCCCTGCTGTGTCTCCGTTTCCTCCTGTGCAGGTATGACGACTACTACTATTACCCTCCTCCTCGCATGCCTCCTCCGGGGCGCGGCCGCGGGCGTGGCGGCCGAGGCGGTTACGCTTACCCGCCCGATTACTACGGTTACGAGGAGTACTACGACGACTACTACGGTTACGATTACCACGACTACCGGGGCGGCTACGACGACCCCTATTACGGCTACGACGACGGCTACACCATGAGGGGGCGGGGCAGTCGTGGCAGCCGCGGAGCTCCGCCTCCTCCCAGAGCCCGCGCGGCGCCGCCCACCCGCGGCAGGGGCGGGTATCCTCCGAGGGGCGGGGCTCCCATGG CGGGGCGTGGCGGCCGCGGAGGGCGGGGCGGGCCCTTCCAGCCTCCCAGGGGCCGCGGCACCCGAGGCGCTCGAGGGAACCGCGGCGGCAATGTGGGCGGGAAGAGGAAGGCCGACGTGTTCAACCAGCCGGACTCCAAACGCCGCCAGACCGCCAACCAGCAAAACTGGGGCTCGCAGCCCATCGCCCAGCAGCCCCTGCAGCAGGGCTCCGACTACGCCTCCAGCTACGGTTACAGCAACGACACGCTCGAGTTCTCCCAGGATTCCTACGGCCAGCAGTGGAAGTAG
- the atp5if1a gene encoding ATPase inhibitor A, mitochondrial: MARLLLRGSLRGYFTSPLRMGSDQLGEMGSGAGKGGGAGGSVREAGGAFGKKQAAEEERYFKQKEKEQLAALKKHHEEEIDHHKKEIERLQREIDRHKGKIRKLKHDD; this comes from the exons ATGGCTCGGCTGCTGCTGAGGGGCAGTTTGAGGGGGTATTTCACCTCGCCGCTGCGGATGGGATCTGACCAG cTGGGTGAGATGGGCTCAGGAGCCGGTAAAGGCGGAGGAGCCGGCGGGTCGGTGCGGGAGGCCGGAGGAGCGTTCGGTAAGAAGCAGGCGGCGGAGGAGGAGCGCTACTTCAA GCAGAAGGAGAAGGAGCAGCTGGCGGCTCTGAAGAAACACCATGAAGAAGAAATCGACCATCACAAGAAGGAGATCGAGCGTCTGCAGAGAGAGATCGACAGACACAAGGGCAAGATCCGAAAACTCAAACACGACGACTGA
- the dnajc8 gene encoding dnaJ homolog subfamily C member 8 has product MAAGGSGEDAFQTFYTEVKQIEKRDSVLTSKQQIDRLLRPGASYFNLNPFEVLQIDPEATDEELKKRFRQLSILVHPDKNQDDVDRAQQAFEAVDKAYKMLLEPDQKKKALDVIHAGKEYVEHMMSQKKKQLKKDGKPIDVEEDDPEAFRQAVYKQTMKLFAELEIKRKEREAKDMHERKRQREEEIETQERAKREREWQKNFEETRDGRVDSWRNFQAKGKTKKEKKNRTFLKPPKVKMEQRE; this is encoded by the exons ATGGCGGCGGGCGGTAGCGGCGAAGATGCGTTTCAGACCTTTTACACAGAG GTGAAGCAGATCGAGAAGCGCGACTCGGTTTTGACCTCCAAACAGCAGATCGACCGGTTACTGCGACCCGGAGCTTCATACTTCAATCTCAACCCGTTTGAG GTGCTTCAGATCGACCCCGAGGCCACAGACGAGGAGCTGAAGAAACGCTTTCGACAG CTGTCCATCCTCGTCCATCCAGACAAGAACCAGGATGATGTGGATCGAGCCCAGCAGGCGTTTGAAG ccgTTGATAAGGCCTATAAGATGCTGCTGGAACCGGACCAGAAGAAGAAAGCGCTGGACGTGATCCACGCGGGGAAGGAGTACGTGGAGCACATG ATGAGccagaagaagaagcagctgaAGAAGGACGGGAAGCCCATCGATGTGGAGGAGGACGACCCGGAGGCG tTCAGGCAGGCGGTTTATAAACAGACCATGAAACTCTTCGCCGAGCTGGAGATCAAGAGAAAAGAGCGAGAAGCAAAAGACATGCATGAAcg GAAGAGACAAAGAGAAGAAGAGATCGAGACGCAGGAGCGAGCCAAGAGAGAGCGAGAGTGGCAGAAGAACTTTGAG GAGACGCGCGACGGCCGCGTGGACAGCTGGAGGAACTTCCAGGCCAAAGGCAAGACtaagaaagagaagaagaacCGGACCTTCCTGAAGCCGCCCAAAGTGAAGATGGAGCAGCGCGAGTGA
- the LOC125276054 gene encoding LOW QUALITY PROTEIN: zinc fingers and homeoboxes protein 2 (The sequence of the model RefSeq protein was modified relative to this genomic sequence to represent the inferred CDS: inserted 1 base in 1 codon): protein MSSRRKSSNPCVVHATCFTPEESVEMDVSVETVLDCAAPVPSSADESGMSLNDEEEVKSDGGSAPELGSFRNYRDHEDFHQSEAPASTFYVCTICNFRTNNFDSLSCHNKVQHPNESRFKFRQTIDCENDGSLLDAVDFEYEMGPLVHSSSSAGEETGKTPMENSSILEKGLEVEKELDSRVLKDEIRAVSVNGTIIFPEPMCHVTPLLQRPPNLSTSPTIAVPLHTSKYNPILDSNSTLITSFNRFPYPTHAELSWLTAASKHPEEQIKVWFTTQRLKQGITWSPEEVEEARKKMFNGSIPPPHQTCAVSPTPAGEPFKPGQAICHVFGQTSLAPYSTANISPTTCTPATFTAVRQTLKRSLGTPLLASEVKRPVVPPTGDPKESLQMPPPPVPPPERLAIAASPGFSETKTSSPAPLVASDMKRPVAANFVPPKGKLPMVKSKEKIPAALPSVLPKERLPLSPIVSTNLKRSLIHQQINNRTSATFFMPKNKLSCFGNSVTAAAAVTTPQVNRPTIIQSLSTVPLSSSPTPVVQCKSTEPPMFPCFSSQNGKEVPHGDVKHWFFDQTTISQNDSQNSCAEFALRERSVPTHFPLLERVKDKSPGQIKLLEESFQRNSFAPYNEVQYLMITTRLSREEIERWFLERRALRDDLEQALLNSMGSKQESQQPVLNGAQRHSGTHTFSPVPPNSKSVNLLKXVFVQNRWPSPVAFRHLEMQTRLPRTELVRWFQDGQLAQQSHVLDRQEKFGEGNGCWAARPSPKERPLREENSKPSSPEIENRFNNTPGQHTCSNGEAIEYGRGDCGGNTCEPLSDSS, encoded by the exons ATGTCAAGCCGAAGGAAGTCGTCCAACCCCTGTGTGGTCCATGCAACCTGCTTTACTCCAGAAGAATCTGTGGAAATGGATGTTTCAGTGGAGACTGTGCTGGACTGTGCGGCACCTGTTCCGTCTTCAGCGGATGAAAGCGGGATGTCATTGAATGATGAGGAAGAGGTGAAGTCTGATGGGGGTTCTGCACCGGAGCTGGGTTCCTTCCGCAACTACAGAGATCATGAGGACTTCCATCAGTCTGAAGCACCAGCCAGTACATTCTATGTTTGCACCATCTGCAATTTCCGTACCAACAACTTTGACTCCCTCTCATGTCATAATAAAGTTCAACACCCAAATGAGAGCCGTTTCAAGTTCAGGCAAACCATTGATTGCGAGAATGATGGTTCCCTTCTGGATGCTGTGGATTTTGAATATGAAATGGGACCATTGGTACACTCCAGCAGTTCAGCAGGTGAAGAAACTGGAAAGACACCAATGGAAAacagcagcattttggagaAAGGACTAGAGGTGGAGAAGGAGCTGGATAGTCGAGTGTTGAAGGATGAGATCAGGGCAGTGAGCGTAAATGGTACGATCATTTTTCCGGAGCCCATGTGTCATGTCACTCCTCTGTTACAGCGACCTCCCAATCTCAGCACCTCTCCAACAATCGCAGTTCCTCTTCACACCAGCAAGTACAACCCCATACTGGACAGCAATAGCACCCTGATCACATCTTTCAACAGATTCCCATATCCGACCCATGCAGAGCTATCCTGGCTCACTGCTGCCTCCAAGCACCCTGAGGAGCAGATCAAGGTATGGTTCACCACCCAGCGTCTGAAGCAGGGCATCACCTGGTCACCTGAAGAGGTGGAAGAAGCTCGTAAGAAGATGTTCAATGGCAGTATACCACCCCCACACCAGACCTGTGCGGTTTCACCTACACCTGCTGGAGAACCATTCAAGCCCGGGCAAGCAATTTGTCATGTATTTGGACAGACCAGCCTTGCACCATACAGCACAGCTAATATTTCACCCACTACTTGTACGCCTGCCACTTTTACAGCTGTCCGTCAGACACTTAAGCGCTCTTTAGGAACTCCTCTCTTGGCTTCGGAGGTCAAACGGCCTGTTGTTCCACCAACTGGTGACCCCAAAGAGAGTCTGCAAATGCCCCCTCCACCGGTTCCACCACCAGAAAGACTGGCTATTGCTGCTTCTCCTGGGTTTTCGGAGACTAAAACATCTAGCCCTGCTCCTTTGGTGGCCTCAGACATGAAGAGACCTGTTGCTGCAAATTTTGTCCCACCTAAAGGGAAACTCCCAATGGTTAAATCCAAAGAGAAGATACCTGCAGCACTTCCTTCAGTGTTGCCCAAAGAAAGACTCCCTTTGTCACCCATAGTGTCCACCAATCTTAAAAGATCTCTAATTCATCAGCAAATAAACAATCGTACTTCTGCAACCTTCTTCATGCCTAAAAACAAGTTATCATGCTTTGGTAATAGTGTAACCGCAGCAGCAGCTGTGACGACCCCACAAGTGAATAGGCCAACAATCATTCAGAGTCTGTCTACCGTGCCTCTGTCCTCGTCTCCGACACCTGTCGTTCAGTGTAAGTCTACAGAGCCACCAATGTTCCCATGCTTCAGTAGTCAGAATGGCAAAGAAGTCCCCCATGGGGATGTTAAGCATTGGTTTTTTGACCAAACTACAATTTCCCAGAATGATTCCCAGAACTCATGTGCTGAATTTGCTCTGAGGGAGCGTTCGGTTCCCACTCATTTTCCTCTACTGGAGAGAGTGAAGGACAAGAGTCCTGGACAAATTAAGCTTCTAGAGGAGAGTTTTCAGAGGAACAGTTTCGCACCCTATAATGAGGTCCAATACCTCATGATCACCACTAGGCTGTCCAGAGAGGAAATTGAAAGGTGGTTCTTGGAGCGCCGAGCACTTCGAGATGATTTGGAACAAGCCCTGCTGAACTCAATGGGTTCTAAACAGGAGTCCCAGCAGCCCGTCCTCAATGGAGCCCAGAGACACTCTGGCACCCATACCTTCAGCCCTGTGCCTCCGAACAGCAAGTCCGTGAACCTTCTCA ATGTCTTTGTCCAAAACCGATGGCCTTCGCCTGTGGCGTTCAGGCATCTGGAGATGCAGACGCGGTTGCCTCGCACAGAACTCGTCCGTTGGTTTCAAGATGGTCAACTAGCTCAGCAGAGCCATGTCCTAGACCGGCAGGAGAAGTTTGGAGAGGGAAATGGCTGCTGGGCTGCACGGCCAAGCCCAAAGGAACGACCACTTAGAGAAGAGAACAGCAAACCCAGCAGCCCAGAGATTGAAAACCGGTTCAACAACACACCTGGTCAGCACACGTGCAGCAACGGGGAAGCGATTGAATATGGCAGAGGGGACTGTGGAGGGAACACATGTGAGCCACTCTCAGACTCCAGTTAG